In one Zymobacter palmae genomic region, the following are encoded:
- a CDS encoding HlyC/CorC family transporter: MSDDRSSSQNGRNWLEKLLGAFSNDNDEPRNRDELLAFLRETGPRFNLNPDAMTIIEGAFNISDQQVREAMIQRSQIVALKIDQRPDELLPIIKATAHSRYPVIDDSLDEVQGVLLVKDLLPLITRSEEERAQIDLRSLIRPATFVPESKRLNSLLRDFRDTHSHMAIVVDEYGGTAGLITIEDVLEQIVGDIEDEHDIEDDDEIRDLGDGTCAVKAQLSIEDFNERFGTEFSDEEFDTIGGLVMQRFGHLPERNETAILDDWTFTVMSADNRRIRWLKATPPAPHA; encoded by the coding sequence ATGAGCGATGACCGATCGAGTAGTCAGAACGGTAGAAACTGGCTTGAAAAACTGCTCGGTGCTTTTTCAAACGACAACGATGAGCCACGCAACCGCGATGAGCTGCTGGCCTTCCTTCGCGAAACCGGCCCTCGCTTCAACCTCAATCCGGATGCCATGACCATCATTGAGGGGGCTTTCAACATCAGCGATCAGCAGGTGCGTGAAGCCATGATTCAGCGCTCCCAGATCGTGGCCCTGAAGATAGATCAGCGTCCGGATGAGCTGCTGCCCATCATCAAGGCTACGGCACACTCTCGCTACCCAGTGATCGACGATAGCCTCGATGAGGTTCAGGGCGTACTGCTGGTCAAGGACCTTCTGCCGCTGATCACCCGGTCGGAAGAAGAGCGCGCACAGATCGATCTGCGCTCACTGATTCGCCCCGCAACGTTCGTGCCGGAATCCAAGCGTCTCAACAGCCTGCTGCGCGATTTTCGCGACACGCATAGCCACATGGCCATTGTGGTCGACGAGTACGGTGGCACCGCAGGCCTAATCACGATCGAAGACGTACTTGAGCAGATCGTGGGTGATATCGAGGATGAACACGATATCGAAGATGACGACGAAATCCGCGATCTGGGCGACGGCACCTGTGCCGTGAAGGCGCAACTGTCGATCGAGGATTTCAACGAACGCTTCGGCACAGAATTCTCCGACGAAGAGTTCGACACGATCGGCGGACTGGTCATGCAGCGTTTCGGCCATCTTCCCGAACGCAACGAGACAGCCATTCTCGACGACTGGACCTTTACGGTGATGAGTGCGGACAACCGCCGCATTCGCTGGCTGAAGGCCACGCCGCCGGCTCCGCACGCGTAG
- the ybeY gene encoding rRNA maturation RNase YbeY, with product MAVLPEIDVQYAVNFDQQLLPSQEVLERWLMPAFEAHPDETRNEMTVRFVEESESRELNHTYRGKDASTNVLSFPFEAPPGMDIPLLGDLVISPHVVAREAEAQGKTLADHFAHMTLHGCLHLMGYDHIEEDEAEEMEALERRLLASLGIDDPYKDER from the coding sequence ATGGCAGTGCTACCCGAAATCGACGTGCAGTACGCAGTGAACTTTGATCAGCAGCTGCTGCCGTCGCAGGAGGTACTCGAACGCTGGCTAATGCCAGCATTCGAAGCGCACCCGGATGAAACACGCAACGAGATGACCGTACGCTTTGTCGAAGAAAGCGAAAGTCGCGAGTTAAACCACACCTATCGCGGCAAAGACGCTTCGACAAATGTGCTATCGTTCCCGTTCGAAGCTCCCCCGGGCATGGATATTCCACTGCTCGGCGATTTGGTGATCAGCCCTCACGTTGTGGCCAGAGAAGCCGAAGCGCAGGGCAAGACGCTTGCCGATCATTTCGCGCACATGACGCTGCACGGTTGCCTGCATCTTATGGGGTATGATCATATCGAAGAAGACGAAGCCGAAGAGATGGAAGCGTTGGAACGTCGGTTGCTGGCATCGCTAGGCATAGACGACCCCTACAAAGACGAGCGCTGA